In a single window of the Actinomycetota bacterium genome:
- a CDS encoding TauD/TfdA family dioxygenase: MTATMHPSSLDDRDTSVYGGVDAIAPVVTASGPLPDADAFFVVPDGASMDAVLDRVRVGARVTLMLPANTSSATASELSSLGIRLGGAVQHPHPANPLVACTDTHLNGRGPLAGLQLTVAAATSLEGAGEVLATDDDERVVVCQLALGAGTLIVVGSSEPLTERLFASRDNVAFLTWAATRSIDRELASRLAASRAADRTHAQAPSLDAGAMAPWPTPLPQLGDPAFIRAAGHARRLLPAHVHDALVDFVDSAPTAGALLLRGMPVGDLPPTPPTPTTPTGKDNVSEMSLLTVGRALGQPIGYLPEHGGDLVQNIVPMASAAARQTSTSSKVELMYHTEAAFHPHRPRYLLLICLRGDPAAATTLSSIHEVVTQLPLEVRAVLSEPRFRTAADESYVGGRPTRLGLPMPVLSGAWDRPSMVFDADLMVGIDEEAEDALHYLADATARCHTAVVLEAGDLLVVDNSIAVHGRSPFEPRFDGTDRWLQRTFVVCDLAASSGQRVGRVVTTEFMA; the protein is encoded by the coding sequence GTGACCGCAACGATGCACCCCTCTTCACTCGACGACCGCGACACCTCGGTGTACGGAGGGGTCGACGCGATCGCGCCGGTCGTGACGGCGAGCGGACCACTCCCCGATGCCGACGCGTTCTTCGTGGTCCCCGACGGCGCGTCCATGGACGCGGTGTTAGATCGGGTGCGCGTCGGCGCTCGGGTCACGCTGATGCTGCCCGCGAACACCTCCTCGGCCACGGCCAGCGAGCTCTCCTCGCTCGGGATCAGGCTCGGCGGCGCGGTGCAGCACCCCCACCCCGCGAACCCGCTCGTCGCCTGCACCGACACCCACCTCAACGGGCGCGGGCCCCTCGCCGGCCTGCAGCTGACGGTGGCCGCGGCCACCTCTTTAGAAGGCGCCGGCGAGGTCCTCGCCACCGACGACGACGAGCGGGTCGTGGTTTGCCAGCTCGCGCTCGGCGCCGGCACGCTGATCGTCGTCGGCAGCAGCGAGCCGCTCACCGAGCGCCTCTTCGCGTCGCGCGACAACGTCGCGTTCCTCACCTGGGCGGCCACTCGGTCGATCGATCGCGAGCTTGCGAGCCGCCTGGCCGCCAGTCGCGCCGCCGATCGCACTCACGCGCAAGCCCCGTCGCTCGACGCCGGCGCGATGGCTCCGTGGCCCACTCCACTCCCCCAGCTCGGCGACCCGGCCTTCATCCGCGCCGCCGGCCATGCGCGCCGGCTGCTCCCCGCGCACGTGCACGACGCGTTGGTCGACTTCGTCGACTCCGCGCCGACTGCCGGAGCGCTGCTGCTGCGGGGCATGCCCGTCGGCGACCTGCCGCCCACACCGCCCACCCCGACCACCCCCACGGGCAAGGACAACGTCTCGGAGATGTCCTTGCTCACAGTCGGCCGCGCCCTCGGTCAGCCGATCGGGTATCTGCCCGAGCACGGCGGCGACCTGGTGCAGAACATCGTGCCGATGGCGTCCGCGGCGGCCCGCCAGACGTCCACCTCGTCGAAGGTGGAGCTGATGTACCACACCGAGGCTGCGTTCCATCCGCACCGCCCGCGGTACCTGTTGCTGATCTGCCTGCGTGGTGACCCCGCGGCGGCGACCACGCTCTCGTCCATCCACGAGGTCGTGACGCAGCTCCCCCTCGAGGTGCGGGCGGTGCTCAGCGAGCCTCGGTTCCGCACCGCAGCCGACGAGAGCTATGTCGGCGGTAGGCCGACACGCCTCGGCCTGCCGATGCCCGTGCTGAGCGGCGCCTGGGATCGCCCGTCGATGGTGTTCGACGCCGATCTGATGGTCGGCATCGACGAAGAGGCCGAGGACGCGCTCCACTACCTCGCCGACGCGACCGCCCGCTGTCACACGGCGGTGGTGCTCGAAGCCGGCGACCTGCTGGTGGTCGACAACTCGATCGCGGTGCACGGCCGCTCTCCGTTCGAACCTCGCTTCGACGGCACCGACCGCTGGCTGCAGCGCACGTTCGTCGTGTGCGATCTCGCGGCCAGCAGCGGCCAGCGGGTCGGGCGCGTGGTGACCACGGAGTTCATGGCCTGA
- a CDS encoding threonine aldolase — MAHLNLPAPPVRGFASDNSAGAHPAVLAAVAAANEGHALAYGEDAWTAECEARFRELFGAGSRAFLVWSGTGANVMALATTLGPAEAVVCAASAHINVDETGAPERALGAKLIDLPCPDGKLVPAQLEELAHLQGNPHHAQPGVLSITQCTELGTVYSAAEIAALCETAHSMGMRVHLDGARIANATAALGGTVEALRSFTVDAGVDVLSFGGTKNGLLYGEAVVYLDSQLARSAPFVRKQVTQLPSKMRFVAAQLNALLDDGLWLHNAAHANEMCRRLHDRVQSVDGVELGGAPAANSVYPVLPADRIAALQEWSFFYDWDVALHQVRWMTAWDTTDDDVERFTAGVRAALGASPSG; from the coding sequence ATCGCCCACCTGAACCTGCCCGCACCTCCCGTGCGCGGCTTCGCGAGCGACAACAGCGCCGGCGCTCATCCGGCGGTGCTCGCCGCGGTCGCCGCGGCGAACGAGGGCCATGCGCTGGCTTACGGCGAGGACGCTTGGACGGCAGAGTGCGAGGCCCGCTTCCGCGAGCTGTTCGGCGCCGGTTCGCGAGCCTTCCTCGTGTGGAGCGGCACCGGCGCCAACGTGATGGCGCTCGCGACCACGCTCGGGCCCGCCGAAGCTGTGGTTTGCGCGGCGAGCGCGCACATCAACGTCGACGAGACCGGTGCTCCCGAAAGAGCGCTCGGCGCGAAGCTGATCGACCTGCCGTGCCCCGACGGCAAGCTCGTACCGGCACAGCTCGAAGAGCTCGCCCACCTGCAGGGCAACCCCCACCACGCGCAGCCCGGGGTGCTGTCGATCACGCAGTGCACCGAGCTCGGCACCGTGTACAGCGCAGCAGAGATAGCGGCGCTGTGTGAGACGGCGCACAGCATGGGCATGCGCGTCCACCTCGACGGAGCCCGCATCGCGAACGCCACCGCGGCCCTCGGCGGCACGGTCGAGGCGTTGCGCAGCTTCACCGTCGACGCCGGAGTCGACGTGCTGTCGTTCGGCGGCACGAAGAACGGGCTGCTGTACGGCGAGGCGGTGGTCTACCTCGACTCCCAGCTGGCCCGCTCCGCGCCGTTCGTGCGCAAGCAGGTGACCCAGCTCCCGTCGAAGATGCGCTTCGTCGCGGCCCAGTTGAACGCGCTGCTCGACGACGGGTTGTGGCTGCACAACGCAGCTCACGCGAACGAGATGTGCCGCCGCCTGCACGATCGCGTCCAGTCGGTGGACGGCGTCGAGCTGGGCGGGGCCCCTGCGGCGAACAGCGTGTACCCGGTGCTCCCCGCCGATCGGATCGCCGCCTTGCAGGAGTGGTCGTTCTTCTACGACTGGGATGTGGCGCTTCACCAGGTGCGTTGGATGACGGCCTGGGACACGACCGACGACGACGTAGAGAGGTTCACGGCCGGCGTCCGCGCGGCGCTCGGCGCCTCCCCGAGCGGATAA
- a CDS encoding WhiB family transcriptional regulator, with the protein MTAVEILVRREVTDDSWMNTAACKGLTHLYFPSPAERPQARERREAMARTVCGECNVQPTCREFARLNHEYGLWGGESEDERHEAGFRLIAPIGVRARAS; encoded by the coding sequence ATGACAGCGGTCGAGATCCTCGTCAGGCGTGAGGTCACCGACGACTCGTGGATGAATACCGCGGCATGTAAGGGGCTGACCCACCTGTACTTCCCGTCGCCTGCCGAGCGCCCCCAGGCCAGGGAGCGTCGCGAGGCGATGGCGCGGACGGTGTGTGGCGAGTGCAACGTGCAGCCGACGTGTCGCGAGTTCGCGCGGCTGAACCACGAGTACGGGCTCTGGGGAGGCGAGAGCGAAGACGAGCGCCACGAGGCCGGCTTCCGCCTGATCGCCCCGATCGGGGTACGCGCCCGGGCCAGCTAG
- a CDS encoding ribokinase — MGRIDVCVVGSANLDLVARATRLPGPGETVVGFDFAEHFGGKGLNQVVAAARAGARCAFIASVGDDAAGAALRQVLLDDGVDDRAVQVVDAASGRALIGVDEQGENSIIVVPGANAMLGRAAIERAASLLEGARVVLAQLEVPLEAVIAALTLAHAAGATTVLNPAPAQELPPELLAVCDIVVPNEHEAELVGGVEALLRSGVATVVVTEGRRGARIVTGGSSDRVDAFAVDAVDTTGAGDAFCGAMCAHLAKGASLVEAVHAGAAAGALATTVPGAIPSLPRAAAIEALLETT; from the coding sequence GTGGGCCGCATCGACGTCTGCGTCGTCGGCAGCGCGAACCTCGATCTCGTCGCCCGCGCGACGCGCCTGCCCGGGCCCGGCGAGACCGTCGTCGGCTTCGACTTCGCGGAGCACTTCGGCGGAAAGGGCCTGAACCAAGTCGTGGCCGCGGCGCGCGCGGGAGCACGCTGCGCGTTCATCGCCAGCGTAGGAGACGACGCCGCAGGCGCTGCGCTGCGCCAGGTGCTGCTGGACGACGGTGTCGACGACCGCGCGGTGCAGGTGGTCGACGCTGCGTCCGGCCGGGCGCTGATCGGCGTCGACGAGCAGGGCGAGAACTCGATCATCGTCGTGCCCGGTGCGAACGCGATGCTCGGCCGTGCGGCCATCGAGCGCGCGGCTTCGCTGCTCGAAGGAGCGCGTGTGGTCCTCGCCCAACTCGAGGTTCCGCTCGAGGCGGTGATCGCCGCGCTGACGCTCGCCCACGCTGCCGGTGCGACGACTGTGCTCAACCCGGCGCCCGCACAGGAGCTGCCGCCGGAGCTGCTCGCCGTGTGCGACATCGTCGTCCCGAACGAGCACGAGGCCGAGCTCGTGGGCGGAGTGGAGGCACTGCTCCGGTCGGGCGTGGCCACCGTCGTCGTAACCGAAGGCAGGCGCGGGGCTCGCATCGTGACCGGCGGATCCTCCGATCGAGTCGACGCGTTCGCGGTGGACGCGGTCGACACCACGGGCGCCGGCGATGCCTTCTGCGGCGCGATGTGCGCGCACCTCGCCAAAGGGGCATCGCTCGTGGAAGCGGTTCACGCCGGAGCGGCCGCCGGAGCACTGGCGACGACCGTGCCCGGAGCGATCCCCTCGCTGCCGCGGGCTGCTGCGATCGAGGCACTGCTCGAGACCACGTAG
- a CDS encoding DUF222 domain-containing protein, whose product MEPVIGVVGVEDEALAALNAGVDALSRLDLVELSDDRLHALTVAVQRCTARLGVARAAVVRRWDTRGVWAADGSRSPAHRLARETNTSTHSARVELARARDLAVMTKTAAAITAGQLSLDHVYLFAKARKEPCQAAFTESEEWLVDQCARLPFPDAERLVKYWRQRADAAAAEEEAERNVSASSLHASATLDGTVVINGQLDAVSGAVFTNELNRLERQLLLADKAQLVVRTAAQRRAAALVEMAKRSAASKTGRQRPLVTVLVGDQTLRQMCELSNGTVITPGQAAGLVNDALVESVIFDNKTTVIAVTHKRRFTGALRRAIEVRDRRCQHSSGCYETVERCDVDHITAWRDGGQTSQFNGRLLCAFHNRHPDVSDHHQVKPQPVRPIDDLDRLRALIRWRNQQAQAAEDEANNDDNDDDNDGDASA is encoded by the coding sequence ATGGAACCCGTAATCGGGGTTGTAGGGGTCGAGGACGAGGCGCTGGCGGCTTTGAACGCCGGTGTCGATGCGCTCTCTCGGCTCGACCTCGTCGAGTTGTCTGACGACAGATTGCACGCGTTGACGGTCGCCGTGCAGCGCTGCACCGCCCGGTTGGGTGTCGCCCGCGCCGCTGTCGTCCGCCGTTGGGATACGCGGGGGGTGTGGGCCGCAGACGGTTCGCGCAGCCCCGCTCACCGCCTGGCCCGAGAGACGAACACCTCCACGCACTCCGCTCGGGTGGAGCTCGCGAGGGCGCGGGATCTGGCCGTGATGACGAAGACCGCAGCGGCGATCACCGCCGGTCAGCTGTCGTTGGATCACGTGTACCTGTTCGCCAAGGCACGCAAGGAACCCTGCCAGGCCGCGTTCACCGAAAGCGAGGAATGGCTGGTCGACCAATGCGCCCGGTTGCCGTTCCCCGACGCCGAACGGCTCGTCAAGTACTGGCGTCAACGCGCCGACGCCGCCGCAGCCGAGGAAGAGGCCGAACGCAATGTGAGCGCGAGCTCGTTGCACGCGTCGGCGACGTTGGATGGCACGGTGGTGATCAACGGGCAGCTCGACGCGGTGTCGGGGGCGGTGTTCACCAACGAGCTCAACCGTTTGGAGCGCCAGTTGCTGCTGGCTGACAAGGCGCAACTGGTGGTGAGAACCGCTGCGCAGCGGCGGGCGGCGGCGTTGGTGGAGATGGCCAAGCGATCGGCCGCGTCCAAGACCGGTCGGCAGCGGCCGCTGGTCACCGTGCTCGTCGGCGACCAGACGCTGCGGCAGATGTGTGAGTTGTCTAACGGCACGGTGATCACCCCCGGCCAAGCAGCCGGGCTGGTCAACGACGCGTTGGTGGAATCGGTGATCTTCGACAACAAGACCACCGTCATCGCCGTCACCCACAAACGACGCTTCACCGGGGCTTTGCGGCGCGCGATCGAAGTCCGTGACCGCCGCTGCCAACACAGCTCGGGTTGCTATGAGACCGTGGAGCGTTGCGACGTCGACCACATCACCGCCTGGCGCGACGGCGGGCAGACCAGCCAGTTCAACGGACGACTGCTGTGCGCCTTCCACAACCGCCACCCCGACGTCAGCGACCACCACCAGGTCAAACCCCAACCCGTGAGACCGATCGACGACCTCGACCGCCTCCGCGCCCTCATCCGCTGGCGCAACCAACAAGCACAGGCCGCCGAAGACGAAGCGAACAACGACGACAACGACGACGACAACGACGGAGACGCCTCGGCCTGA
- a CDS encoding 50S ribosomal protein L11 methyltransferase yields MVTALVVTVPAAEAELAADALWALGVLAIEERMPMGAGTPADPGTTDRLVELWTSLGDDVEEIARAAAGFSARWRWHLVEVDPAVAESWRRHAVASWVAEDVVVVPAWVDFTPPEHAPAGLHVLRIEPGPTFGLGDHPTTVLSLRALRAAVWPEATVLDVGCGSGVLAVGAVRFGASHVEAIDTFAAAVAVTAANAEANGVGARVHASTTPLAAVDDTFDVVVANILAPVLVDLAGDLLRVLRPAGVLVVSGLLAGRYDHVVKALAPLELAEVAEREGWVALTLRW; encoded by the coding sequence ATGGTCACCGCGCTCGTCGTCACTGTTCCTGCGGCAGAGGCCGAGCTGGCCGCGGATGCGCTATGGGCGCTCGGCGTGCTGGCGATCGAAGAGCGGATGCCCATGGGTGCGGGCACGCCCGCCGATCCCGGCACCACCGACCGCCTGGTGGAGCTGTGGACCTCGCTCGGCGACGACGTCGAGGAGATCGCCCGGGCGGCTGCGGGCTTTTCCGCGCGCTGGCGATGGCACCTGGTCGAGGTCGACCCGGCGGTGGCCGAGAGCTGGCGGCGTCACGCCGTGGCGTCCTGGGTGGCCGAAGACGTGGTCGTGGTGCCGGCGTGGGTCGATTTCACGCCTCCCGAGCATGCCCCAGCTGGGCTGCACGTGCTGCGCATCGAGCCCGGTCCGACGTTCGGACTGGGTGACCATCCGACAACGGTCCTCTCCCTCCGCGCGCTGCGCGCGGCGGTATGGCCCGAGGCGACGGTGCTCGACGTCGGGTGCGGCAGCGGCGTTCTGGCCGTCGGCGCGGTGCGCTTCGGTGCTTCGCACGTGGAAGCGATCGATACCTTCGCCGCCGCGGTGGCGGTGACCGCCGCCAACGCCGAGGCGAACGGCGTCGGCGCCCGCGTGCATGCGAGCACCACACCACTGGCCGCGGTGGACGACACCTTCGACGTGGTGGTGGCGAACATCTTGGCGCCAGTACTCGTCGACCTCGCCGGTGATCTGCTGCGGGTGCTGCGCCCTGCGGGTGTGCTGGTGGTCAGCGGGTTGCTCGCCGGCAGATACGACCACGTCGTGAAGGCGCTGGCCCCGCTCGAGTTGGCGGAGGTGGCAGAACGCGAGGGCTGGGTGGCGCTGACGCTGCGCTGGTAG
- a CDS encoding gamma carbonic anhydrase family protein: MRRNGIGSASVRSIEHCAVCAGIAYTGTVRAVPIYALGDQEPAIHPTAYIHPDAVVIGSVTIGADASVWPNAVLRGDDGWIEIGARTSVQDGCVLHTTPKQPTVVGDDCVIGHMVHLEGCTVEDGALVGSGAIVLHRVIVRTGAIVGANAVVLNDTEVPTGAIAVGAPAVIKLDRARPADITDGVQSYLGKARRYRETLRRIG, translated from the coding sequence ATGAGACGCAACGGTATCGGTTCGGCATCCGTTCGATCCATCGAGCATTGCGCCGTGTGCGCCGGCATCGCATACACCGGTACGGTTCGCGCGGTGCCCATCTACGCCCTCGGCGACCAGGAACCGGCTATCCACCCGACTGCGTACATCCATCCAGATGCGGTGGTGATCGGCTCGGTGACGATCGGTGCCGACGCCTCGGTATGGCCGAACGCCGTGCTGCGCGGCGACGACGGCTGGATCGAGATCGGGGCCCGAACATCGGTGCAGGATGGCTGTGTGCTGCATACGACACCCAAGCAGCCGACCGTGGTCGGCGACGATTGCGTGATCGGCCACATGGTGCATCTGGAGGGCTGCACTGTCGAGGACGGTGCCCTCGTCGGCAGCGGGGCGATCGTGTTGCACCGGGTGATCGTGCGCACGGGGGCGATCGTCGGGGCGAACGCGGTGGTGCTGAACGACACCGAGGTGCCGACCGGTGCGATCGCCGTCGGCGCGCCGGCGGTGATCAAGCTCGACCGGGCGCGGCCCGCAGACATCACCGACGGGGTGCAGAGCTACCTCGGCAAGGCTCGCCGGTACCGCGAGACGCTGCGGCGGATCGGCTGA